A window of the Streptomyces sp. NBC_00454 genome harbors these coding sequences:
- a CDS encoding asparaginase has translation MRSSLLADAPVIREPQHAPVAHVTRGGVIEGVHYGSVVVLGGNGDVRLSIGDIEAACYPRSALKPVQALAMVRAGLPLDGALLSLSMGSHSGEEHHLAGTRLILELAGLTEDDLRNVPDMPYAPAVRDAWVREGRGPSRLAQNCSGKHAAMLYLCKLAGWPLESYLDPGHPLQRAIAEVVEELTGQHIANVTFDGCGSPLFAVSLHGLARAAARIATAAPDTAERRVADALRVHPEMASGTGRDTAELMRAVPGLLAKDGFEGVQVAALPDGRAVAVKIADGADRARIPVTAAALARAGVEPRLLAGFEGEPMTGGGRPVGGIRPVAALNPPSIPATA, from the coding sequence ATGCGCAGCAGTCTCCTCGCGGACGCGCCCGTGATCCGCGAGCCCCAGCATGCACCCGTCGCCCACGTCACCCGGGGCGGCGTGATCGAGGGAGTCCACTACGGATCCGTCGTCGTCCTCGGCGGTAATGGCGACGTCCGGTTGAGCATCGGAGACATCGAGGCCGCCTGCTACCCGCGCTCAGCCCTCAAGCCGGTCCAGGCCCTCGCCATGGTGCGGGCCGGGCTGCCGCTCGACGGTGCCCTGCTCTCCCTCTCGATGGGCAGCCACTCCGGCGAGGAGCACCACCTCGCAGGTACCCGGCTGATCCTCGAACTGGCCGGCCTCACCGAGGACGACCTGCGCAACGTCCCCGACATGCCGTACGCCCCGGCGGTCCGGGATGCCTGGGTGCGCGAGGGCCGCGGGCCTTCCCGGCTCGCCCAGAACTGCTCCGGCAAGCACGCGGCGATGCTGTACCTGTGCAAGCTGGCCGGCTGGCCCCTGGAGAGCTACCTCGACCCGGGCCACCCGCTTCAGAGGGCGATCGCCGAGGTCGTCGAGGAACTCACCGGCCAGCACATCGCGAACGTCACCTTCGATGGCTGCGGATCCCCGCTGTTCGCAGTGTCCCTGCACGGCCTGGCCCGCGCCGCCGCCCGCATCGCCACCGCCGCTCCGGACACCGCCGAGCGCCGGGTGGCGGACGCGCTGCGCGTCCACCCGGAGATGGCCTCCGGCACAGGGCGAGACACGGCCGAGCTGATGCGCGCGGTGCCCGGGCTGCTGGCCAAGGACGGCTTCGAGGGCGTCCAGGTGGCCGCGCTGCCCGACGGCCGGGCCGTCGCAGTGAAGATCGCCGACGGGGCGGACCGGGCGCGCATCCCGGTGACGGCCGCAGCCCTCGCCCGGGCGGGAGTCGAGCCGCGGCTGCTCGCCGGGTTCGAGGGCGAGCCGATGACCGGCGGCGGCCGGCCCGTCGGCGGCATCCGGCCGGTGGCGGCGCTGAACCCGCCCAGCATCCCCGCCACCGCCT
- a CDS encoding LysR family transcriptional regulator encodes MHGLDPRLLATLEAVVRHGSFNAAARELGYSAPAVSQQIAELERRAGLRVLERRPVRATPAGEVLLDAEQGVRNALATASVELDAMRAGTAGRIRLGAFASAATSIVPQALAQLHAVYPHLQVSLSQLEPEACYNRLKRGDMDLALSYDYDFIPVPPPRMLRRTLVARDPVVAVVPAHHRLADREVIDLASLASETWIAAPEAALRLELLSQMAKTPGFQARLQYEGDDFNTVLGFVAAGLCVAVMPQLALPRGSTQVVARPLAEPQLTRFIYAVRIDTRHAPRAVLDLEQMLAAQAVAALA; translated from the coding sequence GTGCACGGACTCGACCCCCGCCTGCTCGCCACCCTCGAAGCCGTCGTGCGGCACGGCTCCTTCAACGCCGCCGCACGCGAGCTCGGCTACAGCGCGCCCGCGGTCTCCCAGCAGATCGCCGAACTCGAACGCCGCGCGGGCCTGAGAGTGCTGGAGCGCCGGCCCGTGCGCGCCACACCGGCAGGCGAAGTCCTTCTCGACGCCGAGCAGGGCGTCCGCAACGCGTTGGCGACGGCATCGGTGGAACTCGACGCCATGCGCGCGGGTACGGCCGGACGGATCCGCCTCGGCGCCTTCGCCTCGGCCGCCACCAGCATCGTTCCGCAAGCGCTGGCCCAACTCCACGCGGTCTACCCCCACCTGCAGGTCAGCCTCAGCCAACTGGAACCCGAGGCCTGCTACAACCGGCTCAAGCGGGGGGACATGGACCTGGCCCTCAGCTACGACTACGACTTCATCCCCGTCCCGCCGCCCCGGATGCTGCGCCGGACGCTGGTCGCCCGGGATCCGGTGGTGGCCGTGGTCCCGGCACACCACCGCCTGGCCGACAGGGAGGTCATCGACCTGGCCAGCCTCGCGTCCGAGACATGGATCGCGGCTCCGGAGGCCGCACTGCGCCTGGAACTGCTTTCCCAGATGGCCAAGACGCCTGGCTTCCAGGCCCGCCTGCAATACGAGGGGGACGACTTCAACACCGTGCTCGGCTTCGTGGCCGCAGGCCTGTGCGTGGCCGTCATGCCGCAACTCGCCCTGCCCCGCGGCAGCACCCAGGTCGTGGCCCGCCCCCTGGCCGAGCCGCAGTTGACGCGTTTCATCTACGCCGTCCGCATCGACACCCGGCACGCCCCGCGCGCCGTCCTGGACCTGGAGCAGATGCTCGCCGCGCAAGCGGTGGCCGCGCTCGCGTGA
- a CDS encoding amino acid permease, which translates to MSEQFLKDEKRPTTRHVDAGDTGYSKSLTPRHVNMIAIGGAIGTGLFLGAGGRLADAGPSLFVAYAVCGIFAFLVVRALGELVMYRPSSGAFVSYAREFLGEKGAYTAGWMYFLNWATTGIADITAVATYTHYWRLFSDVPQWVIALIALAVVLTVNLISVRIFGELEFWFAIVKVGALVVFMAIGIFFLVTRHPIDDAVPGPSLITDNGGIFPNGLLPMLLIIQGVVFAYASVELVGVAAGETENPEEIMPKAINSIMWRVGLFYVGSVVLLSMLMPWNSYSAGQSPFVTVLSHIGIPAAGDVMNLVVLTAAMSSLNSGLYSTGRILRSMAVNGSAPGFTARLSRTQVPYGGILLTSGMCVLGVGLNFVVPADAFEIVLNLAAIGILATWGMIMLCHLLFWRKTRDGELTRPSYRLPGSPWTELVTLAFLASVLVLMYADGGAARTTVLCVPLIAAALVAGWYAVRGRVARAAAKSEG; encoded by the coding sequence GTGAGCGAGCAGTTCCTCAAAGACGAGAAGCGCCCCACGACCCGTCACGTGGACGCCGGGGACACCGGCTACAGCAAGTCCTTGACACCCCGGCACGTCAACATGATCGCCATCGGGGGTGCGATCGGCACCGGGCTCTTCCTCGGCGCGGGCGGACGCCTCGCCGACGCCGGCCCCTCACTGTTCGTCGCCTACGCCGTCTGCGGGATCTTCGCGTTCCTCGTCGTACGCGCGCTCGGCGAGCTCGTCATGTACCGGCCGTCCTCCGGCGCCTTCGTCTCGTACGCCCGGGAGTTCCTCGGGGAGAAGGGCGCGTACACCGCGGGCTGGATGTACTTCCTCAACTGGGCGACCACCGGCATCGCCGACATCACCGCCGTCGCCACCTACACCCATTACTGGCGCCTGTTCTCCGACGTCCCGCAGTGGGTGATCGCGCTCATAGCCCTGGCCGTGGTCCTCACCGTGAACCTCATCTCGGTGCGGATCTTCGGCGAACTGGAGTTCTGGTTCGCCATCGTCAAGGTCGGCGCGCTGGTCGTCTTCATGGCCATCGGGATCTTCTTCCTCGTGACCCGGCACCCCATCGACGACGCCGTGCCCGGTCCGTCCCTGATCACCGACAACGGCGGGATCTTCCCCAACGGCCTGCTGCCCATGCTGCTGATCATCCAGGGCGTCGTCTTCGCCTACGCCTCCGTCGAGCTGGTCGGAGTCGCGGCCGGTGAGACCGAGAATCCCGAGGAGATCATGCCGAAGGCGATCAACTCGATCATGTGGCGCGTCGGCCTCTTCTACGTCGGCTCGGTCGTCCTGCTGTCGATGCTGATGCCGTGGAACAGCTACAGCGCCGGCCAGAGCCCGTTCGTGACTGTGCTCTCCCACATCGGCATCCCGGCGGCCGGCGACGTCATGAATCTGGTCGTTCTCACCGCGGCCATGTCCTCGCTCAACTCCGGCCTCTACTCCACCGGCCGCATCCTGCGCTCGATGGCCGTCAACGGCTCCGCCCCGGGCTTCACCGCCCGGCTGAGCCGCACCCAGGTGCCCTACGGCGGCATCCTGCTCACCAGCGGCATGTGCGTCCTCGGCGTCGGGCTCAACTTCGTCGTTCCGGCGGACGCGTTCGAGATCGTGCTCAACCTGGCCGCCATCGGCATCCTCGCCACCTGGGGCATGATCATGCTCTGCCACCTCCTCTTCTGGCGGAAGACCCGTGACGGCGAACTGACCCGTCCCTCCTACCGCCTGCCCGGGTCCCCGTGGACCGAACTCGTGACGCTGGCCTTCCTCGCCTCCGTCCTGGTCCTCATGTACGCCGACGGAGGAGCGGCGCGCACCACCGTGCTGTGCGTGCCGCTGATCGCCGCGGCGCTGGTCGCCGGCTGGTACGCCGTCCGCGGCCGCGTGGCGCGCGCCGCCGCCAAGAGCGAGGGCTGA
- a CDS encoding FadR/GntR family transcriptional regulator, with the protein MNLSDSQTGGQAPRRVSAMEAVFGHLRSAIERGEYVVGDKLPSEAELCRTLEVSRPVLREALRALQAIGLTASKSGKGTFVLANTVEDPTFGDYVASDLLEVRRHVEIPVAGYAALRRTPEDLDHLGHLLDRMEQETDTTAWVAMDTVFHLAVAEASRNPVFRRVIEEIRDALARQSTFLNELGGRREQSNCEHRAILEALADGSEHDAVEAMSHHLLRVEMTLTEIVRPQRAATSTEGRPEA; encoded by the coding sequence GTGAACCTGTCAGACAGCCAGACAGGTGGCCAGGCCCCGCGGCGCGTCAGCGCGATGGAAGCGGTCTTCGGCCACCTGCGCAGCGCCATCGAGCGCGGTGAGTACGTCGTGGGCGACAAGCTCCCCTCCGAAGCCGAGTTGTGCCGGACCCTGGAGGTCAGCCGGCCCGTGCTGCGGGAGGCGCTCCGAGCCCTCCAAGCCATCGGCCTGACCGCCTCCAAGAGCGGAAAGGGCACGTTCGTCCTGGCGAACACGGTCGAGGACCCCACCTTCGGCGACTACGTCGCCAGCGACCTGCTGGAGGTGCGCCGGCACGTCGAGATCCCGGTCGCCGGGTACGCCGCGCTGCGCCGCACCCCGGAGGACCTGGACCATCTGGGCCATCTGCTCGACCGGATGGAGCAGGAGACCGACACCACCGCGTGGGTGGCGATGGACACCGTCTTCCACCTGGCGGTGGCCGAGGCATCCCGCAACCCCGTCTTCCGCCGCGTCATCGAGGAGATCCGCGACGCACTGGCGCGTCAGTCGACCTTCCTCAACGAACTGGGCGGCCGGCGCGAGCAGTCCAACTGCGAGCACCGGGCGATCCTCGAGGCGCTGGCCGACGGTTCCGAGCACGACGCGGTGGAGGCCATGTCCCACCACCTCCTGAGGGTCGAGATGACCCTCACAGAAATCGTGCGCCCCCAGCGCGCGGCCACCTCCACGGAAGGCAGACCCGAGGCGTGA
- a CDS encoding CHAT domain-containing protein, giving the protein MTVSAHPSDRLQQRISKWQHGDSEDVLDDEALVEAARLWWVQVADVGDDSVDLALYLLAWLHWARFESGPPDERQIEQQWAFEFFRVLWQRRSTAPPPEIQEYFRDTNPPMIEDIRAHADAMLRDIAGHTLTRRRDIGIRLFALSDWPPDLTADAAPELMRVAVALTDRYVENGATADLDAAVTYGERALDLAIEPDLLRAVLLQNVAKLYAARFGTTSVMSDIDRTLALTGEALTIIRSLPSDPAELLYDLSAAHWQRFLAFQYVDDLRQAVADGRAAVDALPPESPSRAAVGAQVARLSQLLPLYSDNPDGLEAGTAEHVTSLRAALAGATDDTQEAHRTALGIALTARYERSRQAEDLQEAIRLLRDNPPGPIATPLLATALRIRFGELGDVADLDEGISLFQRAQDSQTRTTGRVSVSENLAEALEAEYQVRPDPARLLAAIDVGRTAVLAAWPDPTAPDPEPGLLPMLESLAQENLNRRLRAVDRTGDHDFVLSSEAMTDAAYLWWLSQRMAARDPGSPRLAQVRGVLGEFHVLRHIAMVDSGRNNELAQTLMHWLPAPEALPEGLPDPLNRILGPRAEPERQAWCANILIGTASQDGDRAAVNAAVLLLSTAIETTRANDPQLPERLGWLSDAYLIRGVNEQSIGDLDSAAELAAEATALAPLDAARQHKRLVRARSLRLRFTRRTTTPDPGRISVTRPAMLMEIVDGPEGAATAAALDAAMQELLLSFQSHMPATEKQSSRFLRDFRRAGLAVDLELALRAAEAETISYEDPTDRAGHLAHLSDIRFERYLLTRDNAELTEAAGLLDEALDLVSEIGPYRGPLLSRLTRVYEQHSDLTGAQMERLCHLARTTITDAMDSLTALRGAGRTALNHRRYDLAVTCYREAVALMRVAALEEIDRVDRAARLTQITEVGSEAVTAYILAGDPATALETAEEARAVLLSLELDLRSDLTILRAARPDLAERFERLRQTINADRTESAHPTDGYVRTAQAWQNRTAWANLLDDIRGVPGHENFLRPPAAAELTALNLPGPIVLINVSRFGGHALIIGPEPGVRALPLDGLDHEDVRSHAYELLSATAASVTNEILTWLWTAVVGPVLEAIGSATRVWWVPTGLLCAFPLHAATAPRGRSALDLIESSYAPTIRLLTRALTRGAAPEAGDDLIVAVRRTANGAELAGAEAEGQALAERLPQAVALLNEAATRESVLTALPQASRAYFACHNFRDDAHPHLSGLGLSDGLLTIDDLSRLDLPKAEFAQLSACATIMPTPDAPDELTHLAAAFQLAGFRSVVATLWPVHDLIATEFSQLFHDAGGHTRAAAALAVATRALRDRHPGRPDLWAPFMHYGL; this is encoded by the coding sequence ATGACCGTCTCGGCGCACCCCAGCGATCGGCTCCAACAACGGATTTCGAAGTGGCAGCACGGCGACTCCGAGGACGTGCTGGACGACGAAGCCCTGGTCGAGGCCGCGCGACTGTGGTGGGTGCAGGTCGCGGACGTCGGCGACGACTCCGTCGACCTGGCCCTTTACCTTCTTGCCTGGCTGCACTGGGCGCGTTTCGAAAGCGGACCGCCGGACGAACGGCAGATCGAGCAGCAGTGGGCGTTCGAGTTCTTCCGTGTGCTGTGGCAGCGCAGGTCGACCGCGCCGCCGCCGGAGATCCAGGAGTATTTCCGGGACACGAATCCGCCCATGATCGAGGACATCAGGGCGCATGCCGACGCGATGCTCCGCGACATCGCGGGTCATACGCTGACTCGGCGCAGGGACATCGGGATCCGTCTCTTCGCACTGTCGGATTGGCCGCCGGATCTCACCGCCGACGCGGCGCCGGAGCTCATGCGGGTGGCCGTGGCGCTGACCGACCGGTACGTCGAGAACGGTGCTACTGCGGATCTCGATGCCGCTGTCACCTACGGCGAACGCGCCCTCGACCTGGCGATCGAGCCAGACCTACTGCGCGCTGTACTGTTGCAGAACGTCGCCAAGCTGTACGCAGCCCGATTCGGGACGACCTCGGTGATGTCCGACATTGATCGGACCCTGGCGCTGACCGGCGAGGCCCTGACAATCATCCGGTCGCTGCCCTCCGATCCAGCCGAACTGCTGTACGACCTCAGCGCCGCGCACTGGCAGCGCTTCTTGGCCTTCCAGTACGTGGATGACCTGCGGCAGGCAGTGGCCGACGGCAGGGCAGCGGTCGATGCGCTGCCGCCGGAGAGCCCGTCACGGGCGGCGGTCGGCGCGCAGGTCGCCCGCCTGTCGCAGCTGCTTCCGCTGTACTCGGACAATCCGGACGGCCTGGAGGCCGGGACAGCGGAGCACGTGACTTCCCTGCGGGCCGCCCTCGCGGGCGCGACCGACGACACGCAGGAGGCCCACCGAACGGCACTCGGCATAGCCCTCACCGCCCGGTACGAGCGGTCCCGGCAGGCCGAGGACCTCCAGGAAGCGATCAGGCTCCTCCGTGACAACCCACCCGGGCCGATCGCCACGCCGCTGCTCGCGACGGCGCTGCGGATCCGTTTCGGCGAGCTGGGCGACGTCGCCGACCTGGACGAAGGAATCTCCCTGTTCCAACGTGCCCAGGACTCACAAACCCGGACGACCGGGCGGGTGTCGGTGTCCGAGAACCTGGCCGAGGCCCTCGAAGCCGAATACCAAGTGCGTCCGGACCCGGCGCGGTTACTCGCCGCGATCGATGTCGGGCGCACAGCCGTGCTCGCGGCCTGGCCGGACCCGACCGCGCCGGACCCCGAGCCGGGCCTGCTGCCCATGCTGGAGTCGCTGGCCCAGGAGAACCTGAACCGCCGGCTGCGCGCGGTCGACCGAACGGGCGACCACGACTTCGTGCTGTCCTCCGAGGCGATGACCGATGCCGCGTACCTGTGGTGGTTGTCCCAGCGGATGGCCGCGCGCGACCCGGGTTCGCCGCGTCTGGCCCAGGTCCGCGGGGTGCTCGGCGAATTCCATGTCCTGCGGCACATCGCGATGGTCGACTCTGGCCGGAACAACGAGCTGGCACAGACGTTGATGCACTGGCTGCCGGCGCCGGAGGCGCTCCCGGAAGGCCTGCCCGATCCACTGAACCGCATCCTCGGACCGCGAGCCGAGCCGGAGCGGCAGGCCTGGTGCGCCAACATCCTGATCGGTACCGCCTCCCAAGATGGGGACCGGGCCGCAGTGAACGCCGCAGTTCTCCTGCTGAGCACCGCGATCGAGACCACCCGAGCCAACGATCCGCAACTGCCCGAACGGCTCGGCTGGCTGAGCGACGCCTACCTGATCCGCGGCGTGAACGAACAGAGCATCGGTGACCTGGACAGTGCCGCCGAGCTGGCCGCCGAGGCAACGGCGCTGGCCCCGCTCGACGCCGCCCGGCAGCACAAGCGGTTGGTCCGCGCCCGGAGTCTGCGGCTGCGCTTCACCCGGCGCACGACAACCCCGGACCCCGGGCGGATCAGCGTCACCCGTCCCGCCATGCTCATGGAAATCGTGGACGGGCCCGAGGGTGCCGCGACTGCCGCAGCGTTGGACGCCGCGATGCAAGAGCTCTTGCTCAGCTTTCAATCCCACATGCCAGCCACCGAAAAACAGTCCAGCCGGTTCTTGCGGGACTTTCGCCGCGCCGGCCTCGCAGTCGACCTGGAACTCGCCCTGCGTGCCGCCGAGGCCGAGACCATCTCGTACGAGGATCCCACCGACCGGGCCGGACACCTTGCACACCTGTCCGACATACGTTTCGAACGCTACCTGCTGACTCGGGACAACGCCGAACTGACCGAAGCCGCCGGTCTGCTGGACGAGGCGCTCGATCTGGTTTCAGAAATCGGCCCTTACCGCGGGCCACTGCTCAGCCGCCTGACCCGAGTCTATGAACAGCATTCCGATCTGACCGGTGCGCAGATGGAGCGGCTGTGTCATCTGGCGCGCACCACGATCACCGACGCGATGGACAGCCTGACTGCGCTACGCGGCGCCGGCCGGACCGCCCTGAACCACCGGCGCTACGACCTTGCCGTCACCTGCTATCGCGAAGCTGTCGCCCTGATGCGCGTCGCCGCGCTGGAGGAGATCGACCGGGTGGACCGGGCCGCGCGGCTCACCCAGATCACCGAAGTAGGCAGCGAGGCGGTTACCGCGTACATCCTGGCAGGCGACCCAGCCACCGCGCTGGAGACGGCCGAGGAGGCCCGCGCGGTACTGCTGTCGCTGGAACTTGATCTGCGCTCCGACCTGACGATACTCCGCGCAGCCCGGCCCGATCTTGCCGAACGCTTCGAACGCCTGCGCCAGACGATCAACGCGGACCGAACCGAGAGTGCCCACCCCACAGACGGCTACGTGCGCACCGCCCAGGCCTGGCAGAACCGCACCGCCTGGGCCAACCTGCTCGACGACATCCGCGGCGTCCCCGGCCACGAGAACTTCCTGCGGCCACCGGCCGCCGCCGAGCTGACCGCCCTGAACCTGCCCGGCCCGATCGTGCTGATCAACGTGAGCCGGTTCGGCGGCCATGCCCTGATCATCGGACCGGAGCCGGGTGTCCGCGCGCTGCCGCTGGACGGGCTGGACCATGAGGACGTCCGATCGCACGCCTACGAACTGCTTTCCGCCACGGCAGCCAGTGTCACCAACGAGATCCTTACATGGTTGTGGACCGCGGTGGTCGGACCGGTGCTGGAAGCAATCGGTTCGGCAACCCGGGTGTGGTGGGTGCCAACCGGCCTGCTCTGCGCGTTTCCGCTACATGCCGCCACCGCCCCGCGAGGCCGGTCCGCGCTCGACCTGATCGAGTCGTCATACGCGCCGACGATCCGGCTGCTGACCCGCGCCTTGACTCGCGGTGCCGCGCCCGAGGCCGGCGACGACCTCATCGTCGCGGTGCGGCGTACCGCAAACGGAGCCGAACTGGCCGGCGCGGAGGCCGAGGGCCAGGCGCTGGCCGAGCGCCTTCCGCAAGCCGTCGCGCTGCTCAACGAGGCCGCGACCCGCGAGAGCGTCCTGACCGCGCTCCCCCAGGCCAGCCGCGCCTACTTCGCCTGCCACAACTTCCGCGACGACGCCCACCCGCACCTGAGCGGCCTGGGGCTCTCCGACGGCCTACTGACCATCGACGACCTGTCCCGCCTGGACCTACCGAAAGCCGAGTTCGCCCAGCTCTCGGCATGCGCCACGATCATGCCCACCCCGGACGCCCCAGACGAGCTGACCCACCTGGCCGCCGCCTTCCAACTTGCTGGATTCCGCAGTGTGGTGGCCACACTCTGGCCAGTCCACGACCTGATCGCTACCGAGTTCTCCCAGCTCTTCCACGATGCGGGCGGCCACACCCGGGCGGCCGCAGCCCTTGCCGTCGCCACCCGCGCCCTGCGCGACCGCCACCCCGGCCGCCCCGACCTCTGGGCCCCGTTCATGCACTATGGCCTTTAG
- a CDS encoding gamma-glutamyl-gamma-aminobutyrate hydrolase family protein, whose amino-acid sequence MPQPPLIGLTTYLADARWGEWDLPAAVLPAAYAGCLQAAGGRAVLLPPDAPSAAADVVARLDAIVLTGGEDVDPALYGARPHPRTGPPVRERDRWEQAVLAAGLARDIPVLGVCRGMQLMNVHAGGTLIQHLPDRVGHHGHNPYRGHFCAHTVTTAPGTRIGALLPGTREVATHHHQAVDRLGSGFIVAARAADGTVEAIESTRHRFAVGVQWHPEMGVDTPVVHALVDAAGSAADTDRAASVAGRKVRTVRNSPGRTFPTQVS is encoded by the coding sequence ATGCCCCAGCCACCACTCATCGGACTCACCACCTACCTGGCCGACGCCCGGTGGGGCGAGTGGGACCTGCCCGCCGCAGTGCTGCCTGCGGCCTACGCCGGCTGTCTCCAGGCCGCGGGCGGCCGGGCCGTCCTGCTGCCGCCGGACGCCCCGTCGGCAGCGGCCGATGTGGTCGCACGTCTGGACGCGATCGTCCTGACGGGAGGTGAGGACGTGGATCCCGCCCTGTACGGCGCCCGGCCCCACCCGCGCACGGGGCCGCCGGTCCGCGAGCGCGACCGGTGGGAGCAGGCTGTACTGGCCGCCGGTCTCGCCCGCGACATACCCGTGCTCGGAGTGTGCCGGGGTATGCAGCTGATGAACGTACACGCCGGAGGCACCCTCATCCAGCACCTGCCCGACAGGGTGGGCCATCACGGCCACAACCCCTACCGGGGCCACTTCTGTGCCCACACCGTCACCACCGCGCCGGGGACACGGATCGGCGCCCTCCTGCCGGGGACCCGCGAGGTCGCCACGCACCATCATCAGGCCGTGGATCGCCTCGGCTCCGGGTTCATCGTGGCAGCCCGTGCGGCGGACGGCACCGTCGAGGCGATCGAGAGCACCCGGCACCGCTTCGCCGTGGGCGTCCAGTGGCATCCGGAGATGGGTGTCGACACGCCGGTGGTGCACGCCCTGGTGGATGCCGCCGGTTCCGCCGCAGACACCGATCGGGCGGCTTCGGTGGCAGGACGGAAAGTGCGCACGGTACGAAACTCGCCGGGCCGGACTTTCCCGACACAGGTGTCTTGA